A stretch of DNA from Vulpes lagopus strain Blue_001 chromosome 12, ASM1834538v1, whole genome shotgun sequence:
CCATTGTCTGGAGGTGGCATGTGGGTATTGTGAGGCAGAGCTGAGCCCAGCAGTGCCAGGCACTCTACAAAGGAAGCTGGCTCCTAAAGGAGAGGGAAAGTTTTAGGGTCTAGAGTTGATGGCAGGAGTGAGGGGAAGCAGCCTCTCTTCCAAGttggagatggggggggggcggggacaggtCTCTACAGAGCAGCCTGCCATTCTTTGCCCACCAACCCCTGTGGTTCTCGGTTTAGTCCACATTCCCCCTGGCACTGCTGGCTGAAGCTTACTCCAGGCAGAGGTGGCAAGAGACAACTGATGGGTGCTTCCTCTTATCTCTCCCTCACAGTTAGGGGCTGCCAGCAGCCTAGtgtcctcctgtcctccctcACTGGGTCCCTCCTGGCTCCCTTCCACCTTGCACTCAGCCTCCACTGTCAGGTTTGCCCTTCTGTCCTCGGGCCTCAGCACAGATTCTGATGTGGCACAGTGTCTGGAATAAGGGGGGTGTCAGATCAGCTGTACTGAGCTCTTTGCAGTGAGCCCTGGGAAGGGAGCACCTCCAGTAGAGTCTATACCTTGGTCCTAGAGCTCACAGACCTGCAGTGACAGCGGGCACAGAGCCCCCTGCTGGCTTTTGATTTACCTGGGCTAGCAGCTCCCTTCaactctcccttcttccctcctgcccctgccccattcTGACTTGACTGTCTGCACTCCCCTTAAATCCTGGACCATGTCCTCCTCTCAGCTCTAACGCCTCTATTGCTCCCCCTTATTTAGTCTGACTTCCTGGCCTTTTGAGCAGTCCCTGGCCCCTGGCTTGGCCAGACCCCCAGGAAGGGCAGGGCGGTGAGCACCTTGTTGAGAGGGAGCATCAGGACTGGAGCTACTCAGATCCCAACAGCAGTTGCAAGGACTctgggggctgcccagggctgcTCCTGGATCCTGGGGTCTTTCCTGGCATCTCAGCTGGGGAGGCACAGGCGCAGGTGAGGGAGGGATGGTGAGCACTTCCTCAGGCTTGGCTGCTACTGCAGTTTCTTTCCCTTCTAACCACAagtgctttcctctctctcccttttgccTTCTTTGgtcttcctctttcattcttcCCTTCATGGCACCTACctacctgccccaccccaccctccgaCCCTCAGATCAAGCGCTTTCTGGAGGACACGGATGATGCAGAACTGAACAAGTTTGTGAAGGATTTTCCAGGAAGCGAGAGCTGCCACCAACCAGAGGCCAAGACCTGGGTGTCCAGGCCCCAAGTCCTGGAGCCAAAGCCCCAGGCCTCGGACCTCTGCCAGGATGACCTGGAGTTCAGACCCCCCTCATGGCCCCAGCCCTCTGACAGCCAGCAGTACTTCTCTGCCTCGGCCCCTCTCAGCCCCTCagcccggccccgcagcccaTGGGGCAAGCTTGATCCCTATGACTCCTCTGAGGTAGAGCCTCCAGCCCTGCCTTTGTCTTTCAGTGGGCTGGTGCAGGAAGACccagggagggagcagagagatcctgagtgtatgtgcatgtatgtcctgtgtgtatgtataggtgTGTGTACACGCATGCCTGCATGTTGAGCTGGAGCCTCTCTGTCTTGTGTCAGCCCCAGCTCTATGGTGTTGACCCCCATGTGCATTGGAAACTATTAGGATCAGGAGCCTAGCTGGTGGCCCCAGATGGGTCCTCTGAGGAGTCTGCCAATGTTCCTCTAGGGCTGGGGCAAAGACCTAGGAGGGAGACAGAAGGCTGGTGTTAGGTCCTGGGGCCCCTCCAGCCTCTCGCTAATGCACTCTGTCTTCCTGTCCATTAGGATGACAAGGAGTATGTGGGCTTTGCGACCCTCCCCAATCAAGTTCACCGAAAGTCCGTGAAGAAGGGCTTTGACTTTACCCTCATGGTGGCAGGTAGATTAGGggaagggctgggctggggagggggtgtctcCAGTAGGGATGGTATATATAtggggaagggtggggtgggTTAGAAAGGGAAAAGCAGCCAGTGACGGTATCTTTTTGCAAAATAGCCATGAACCATGAGTGGCCAAACGTGTATatgtagggggtggggagtgttGAAATGGCATAAAGAACACTTGACCAACAGTTTTctaatatttgcctttttctatgtgaccttgggcaatctctttccctctctgggcctcattcaAATAAGAAGGCTGAACAAgctgttctctctgcttccttccagCTCTAGAATGCTGTGGTTCACTTGTCTCTTCCCAGTTAGATAAGAAAGCAGCTCCAACCACACCTTGTTCTAGTGGGGTTGCCTCTTGGCTAAAGCCCGTatcttctgctctctctcccccatcaGGAGAGTCTGGCCTGGGGAAATCCACTCTTGTCAATAGCCTCTTCCTCACTGATCTGTATCGGGACCGGAAACTTCTCAGTGCAGAAGGTGAGGAAAGAAGCAGGGCTTGAAGAGAGGCACTGGAAATCAAGACTCGTGCCagagcctgggggctggggccttCCCCAGCAGGCGGGAAACCGTGGCTTTCTAGAGGGATTGGTGGCCTATGGAGATAGGCCTATCTAGCCTGGCAGCCCACCAGCCAGCTCCCTAAAGATTTGGGTGCTGGAGTAGGGCAGGGACCAGAATCCTCCTCTCTGAGTGAGTCTCTGACCCCCAAAGGATTCCAGGAATCCAAGAAAAGAGCCTGCAGCAGAGAAGAGGCTGGGGCCAGAGCCAACAGCCACCGGCATTTCCTGTGTTGGGAAATGTGCTCCTTGCTGGTTCCCAGAGAACAGgcccccaggcagcctggggtgggaaggggggcaGTGTGGATGAGGCAGTCTGGGCAGCAGAGCTGGTTGGGGTGGGCTGTTTGTCCTGACTGGGCAGGTCCTTGCCCTtgccctggcctcagtttcccctttctccagagCGGATCATGCAAACTGTGGAGATCACTAAACATGCAGTGGACATAGAAGAGAAGGGTGTGAGGCTGCGGCTCACCATTGTGGACACACCGGGTTTTGGGGATGCAGTCAACAACACAGAGTGGTATGTCTGACCAAGCACAGCCCCAGCTGCCCCCTTCCCattacactctctctctctctctctctctctctctcacacacacacacacacacacacaagtggacACATAGGCACAGACATAACCAGAATTGTCAGGAAGAAAGTTTGTGCCCTTAGTGGGTAGCTGTCTCCTCTGGAAAGTGAGAGGGAAGGAGTTGGATTAGATGTTCTTTGATGTCCTTTCTGACTCTGACCTATAATTCTATAATGGGGTGAAGGTACAAGATAAGAAAGAAGAGcctcagaaaaacaaacacatgaaaacatgtaGCACAAGGCCTGACAtccagtaggtgctcaataaacatcacctaccctccttccttttcttttaccaGCAACACTTTAGGTGCCacaaacaaccttttttttttttttttttaaagggatgagAGTGCGTTGAGGGAGGgctgaggaggagaaagaagaagcaaAGGGGAAACAAATGGGTTGAGCTTGGTTTAAACTCCAGGCACCCTCTAGGCTAACTGCTAGAAAAGGCAGCTTTATCCGTACACCAtcattcttggctttttttttttttcaggaactgGAGGGATGCTTAGATAATTGTCAGACCTAAGTGAGTAGATGAGAAGGAGAATGAGTGATAAAGACAGGAGAAAAGGTGGTGCCTTTGATGAAGTTAGGCAAGGGGTGCTAAGACCACTAGACTGAATTCAGATCTTGATTCAGCATTTAGTAACTGTGTGGACTTGAGCAAATGACTGCATTACTGTTTCTTTAGCTGGAACATACCGGTCATATCACCTTGCCCAGGTGATCTGAAAATCACCCCAAACGGTGCATGAGAATGTGCattgaaaatgaaagtaaagagcTGTTTACGTTACACTAATGGGTTTTGAGATTATAATTGCAGCACCAGTGTGGGACCCCTTGTTGAAAGTTATGAATTTCAAGATGGCCAcagaagagaagcaaaccaagcaTGGGCCCTTTTGAGATCAGGGCCCCATGCTGACTGCACGTGGCACGCCCAGAAAGCTGACCCTTGGGTAATTGCCTCACAGATGCATTAGACTCTTACAGACCtttctgtatgtgtgtttgtttgtttgtttgtttggcttagCACATGGATTCATCTTCAACATCAGGGTCTTAGCCTTGAGGGGAGGGCCATTTCTTCTTATGTTATTGCCCTGGCACTGTTCTGGCACATGGTGGTCTCCTGATGGAAATATTCCTGGTGGATTGAGGTGGCCTCTGTGTCATCATTGCTAAGTATGTCTCAGCACCCTGGGCTTGCCATGAAACTCTACCCCAACCAACACCTGGTTTCTACAAGTATCATCCCCTCCTTCAGTCAATCTACTtacctcctcttcccttccctaataataatttcatttgctTGGCATTTCACAGTACACAGTGCACCTCTACATATGCTTATTTAGTAACCAGTAGGAGTTTATTGAGCATATACTAGGTGTCCAGCCAGTGCTGGGCATTTTAAGGGTCACAGAATAAGTATGAATCATCCTTGTCACTGAGAGGCTTATGGTCTAGTAGTAGGGGTAGGAGGAGTGGGGGCAGCAGTTCTCTCACATGTGGGTCAATCAACTTAAGTTAGTAAATAGGTCAGATAATGTAGCAGCAAGCATGTTGAAGAGTCAGAGGCCAAGGGCTTGAGTGGGGAGAATTTGCTAGCTAAAATGATATGGATTGTCTCCTAGATGCTGTAGATTTAGTTCCTTCGTGTATGACGTGAAAGTGATGATGCTTATGTGTCCACCTATCAGGGCACCTATCAGTGAGGATGAAACTAaataacagaaaagcaaaaagactTGAAAATTGGGAGTTcttgaatatatatgtacacGATTTTACTGTGtggtggagagaaggggagagcagTCAGTGTATATTGATGTACACTGGAAGGGGTGAAGAGATAGTTCTTAGATATGGCCTTGAGGAGGATAGGGTGGTTcagaggggtggggcagaaggtAGAACCCATGAACAAAGGTTCTGAGGCTGGACTATGAACCTGACTAAGGGCTGCCCTGGCTTCCAGTTGGTGTTCATTTGCAGGTACCTTATTCTTAATGGTTTGTTTGGCCACCTAGGCTTTTTCCTCTCATCAAACTAGTATTTACTGAACTTTGTGTTCAGTCTGATTTTCTAGTGGGGCATGTGAGATACACCCGTCCCACCCAGATGGGATATAGTAAAGATGTAGTAAAGCAAGCCAGGGAATAACAAAGTCTTGGGAACACTGCTCACTCTGTAGCCCCAGAGCTCATGAGGCAGCCTCCACTCCCAcagtttctctgcttttctgtccCTGCCACAGCTGGAAGCCTGTGGCAGAATACATCGACCAGCAGTTTGAGCAGTATTTCCGAGACGAGAGTGGCCTGAATCGCAAGAACATCCAAGACAACAGGGTGCACTGCTGCCTGTACTTCATCTCACCCTTCGGCCACGGGTATGGTCCGAGCCTGAGGCTCCTGACACCACCAGGTGCTGCAAAGGGAACAGGCTGAGAGCACCAGGGCAGGGCTGCCACCAGCAGGTGGTCACAGATTCCTGTTCCCCAGGCTCCGGCCACTGGATGTTGAATTCATGAAGGCCCTGCATCAGCGGGTTAACATCGTGCCTATCTTGGCTAAGGCGGACACACTGACACCTCCTGAAGTGGAGCGCAAGAAACGCAAAGTGAGGGaagctggtggggggaggggagcaggtgggCTTCTGGAAAGGATGGGGTCGCCAAAACTGTGGGCCCCTCATGTGTTTGTCAGATCCGAGAGGAGATTGAGCGCTTTGGAATCAAGGTCTATCAGTTCCCCGACTGTGACTCTGATGAGGATGAGGACTTCAAATTACAGGACCAAGCCCTAAAGGTGGGGCCAGCCCAGGGCAtcccttttccattttgtttcttctggGCAGAAGAGGGAAGTAGAATTCTATTTAAGGGGTGGGAGAGGACCCTGGTTTCCTAGAgtgaagcagagaaaataaagataaagatggAAAGGAACAGGTAAGAATGGGGGGTACTGACAGGCCCTCCCCACTTCTTCCAGGAAAGCATCCCATTTGCTGTAATTGGCAGCAACACTGTGGTAGAGGCCAGAGGGCGGCGTGTTCGGGGCCGGCTCTACCCCTGGGGCATCGTGGAAGGTAAAGCACTGAGTTTGCGACCAGGGAGTCTCCTTGCCCTCAGTGGCTCTCCCCATGCTTCTGGCTGACCCCTAGCCTTGCCATGCAGTGGAAAACCCAGGACACTGCGACTTTGTGAAGCTGAGGACAATGCTGGTGCGTACTCATATGCAGGACCTGAAGGATGTGACGCGGGAGACACATTATGAGAACTATCGGGCACAGTGCATCCAGAGCATGACTCGCCTGGTGGTGAAAGAAAGGAATCGCAAGTATGGCTAGCAGCCAGGACAGAGCTGGCCGGGAGGGGGTCCCAAGCACAGCCTTGGATGAGAGCAAGCCCTTCCTTTGTTCTTCTGCAGGCCCTGGACTCAATCCAAGCAGGTGCCAGGGTCCCCCTAGCCTTACCAAGCCCCCTTTCCCATTCCCTTTAGCAAACTGACTCGAGAGAGTGGTACTGACTTCCCCATCCCTGCTGTCCCACCAGGGACAGATCCAGAAACAGAGAGGCTGATCCGAGAGAAAGATGAGGAGGTGAGAACAGTATGGGGTGGTAGGGATTGACAGTATGGAGGGTCCCTGCTTAATTATAAACGTCAGTATTTCTTGGTTTGGGAATAGGAAGATCCCTGGCCCTGGTACCTTCCTGGGTCGTGGATTGATTGTTCTACCTGGGTCTCCATCACATATCTGGACTACCATGCCCATGCCCAGGCTAAGGGATAAGAGTTTGGGGGCACTCCCCTAACACTGTAGGACTCTCTAAAAGGCCCCATTTTGCTATGTGTGCCTGTTCCAGCTGCGGCGGATGCAGGAGATGCTGCACAAAATCCAAAGACAGATGAAGGAGACCCATTAGTTTTCAATCCTGGATATTTAAATCTCCTCTTTGTCCTGCCCAATGCCGGCCCCTCCCAGCACCAGCTCTGCTCAGTCCCCTGCAGCTACTGCCACTTCGCCTTAcatccctgctgcctccccagaGACTCAGAGGAAATAAAGTTTAAGAAATCTATAGCTGCCTTCTGGTGTCACTGTATCTTTACCAGCTCCTGGGGACCAAGAATATCCTAGGACCCACTTTTGAAAGGGTGCTGAAGGAGGGTGCTGGTGTTTGGCTTTTAAgtaggaaagggggaaaaggggaAACTTTTCCTCTTCTATGCCAGGGTTCAGTCTCTGCCTAGGATCCAACCTGGCCTCTCCATGGTACTGACCACATCTATCCTGCCCCTCTTATCTGGGGCCCGATCCTCTCTCCCATCTTTCCCATATACAGAATTTTCAATTCTATAGAAGCTTTGGATCTAATATCTGCTCTTGGTAAAACATGGTATTACCTACATGCAGCTTCCTGACTTCCTATTTCCTCTGATTTGGGAAGCGTATATACAGAATTAAGCTCTGCATTCTAGGAAGCCTGTAATAGAGCCCTGAACAAATAGTGAAACCTTTGTGATCATCCAACACTATAGTAAGTGTTGGAAATGAGCAAAGTACAATCGCTGTCCTGGAAGAGCTCAATATTCCTGTAACAAATATAAAGCATCTGCGGGGTTGCTGGAGTCAAAGCTGTGAACACGGGCAAAGTTCCTGTTTTGCTGGAATTTCCCAGCTGTAGTAAAAGTTCCAATGTTCAGTAAACAGACACGTGAAGACATCTTGGCCCCGGGGCTTGGTATTCAAAGCATTCAGGCCAGCTCCCAAAGTGAAGCTAGCTGTTCCACGCTAGCGATTCAACGGTTCTCCATTGCTGCCGCGTTGGTGGTATCGCATGGCCACGGCGACCTCCAGCGGCCACCCTCCGCCATGCTGCCCGCTCTGGTTccccagaggggagagaggaagggaggagcgAAGAGCAGAGTCCTGTTCCCACTCTCTTTACCGACTAAGAGGTGGCAGCTGGCTAGTGGTAATCTGAGGCCCAGATTAGGGCTGACGGCACCATGCAGGTCCTGAAGGACAGCAGGGTCGGTTCGCTGATGCGAAGTAAGGGTTGGAAGAACCCGTCACGACGCAGAAGAGAGGACACCCTCCCGCCTCCAGTGGAAGATCGAAGACCGAAGACCGAAGACAGTCTCGCGCCCAGGCCTCCCTCCTTCTCAGCCTGCGGGGTCCTTTCTCTCCGGGTTTGGGACGAGATGATCGCAGCGAAACCAAAACTGGAAATGGATAAACAGGTGCCACCGGGGACCTTTTTGAGAACTACACCCCAGGCGTGGTCGTCGCCGGAAGTGGCTGTAAGGCCTGTGCCCCTACAAGGCCCCGCCTCTAACTGCGCTACCAGTAGGCGACAGCCACCCCCACTTCCGGCCCCTGGAACTTCATCCAGCAACCCCCCTTTTGCTGCTCTCTCATTGGCTGCCGCAGGGACGCGCTGTGATTTCCCATTGGTCGAGCCTCCTCTCCGGGCCGTGCCTCCTCCTTCCAGGTACTGTCTTGTCTTCCGTCACCCGATAGGCTAAAGGCTGGGAGGGCGTCTGCCCAACTGGACCAATGAGCGGAGTGAAGAGTGAGGGCGGCGGCTgcgtggtgggggcagggagggacttGGCGTGGCTATTGGCCAGGGCGGGCACAGACCAGAGATACGATTGGTTGGGGAAAGAGGCACTGTGGTGGGGTCGAAGCTGCGCGGCCTCGGCAGCTGGGGAGACGGAAGTGGTGAGAGCGCGGCCTCGGAGGGTCGGGCGGACGCCGCCTGGGTGAGTCACCGTGCCCCGTGCACTGCCAGTCTGGGAACCGCAACGACCGCATCTTGCCCCGCCCCTCCTCAGCCCCTCCGGCTTACATGGGCCCCGCCCTCTGTCATTCGGGGCCCCGCCTCCGAATCTTTAGGCTCCGCCTCTAGAACCTGGACACCTGGGCTCTCCTGCCAGCctggcccgcccccccccccccccccccccgccccgggacagATCCCCTTGGTCCGAGAGCCCTGGGCATCCCAGGCCTGGTCcttgtctctccttccctctttccatttccctgagGCTGCGTGCCAGTGGGCGGTGAGGTAGCACCTTTGGTCTGCTTTTTGCTGGCTCCCCCGCGAGGAAGGGTGGGCTGTGatcaggaaggcaggaaggcaggcaggaccACAGATGGAAGCTTTTATCCCCGCAGCCTTCTGCAGGGCGCTGCTGGACCGTTCCTGAGTTCGGATAGCGGGCATGAGGGAAAGTGTCAGTAAAACCTGGGCCTGGCTTCCTAAGTGGGCCAAGGAGGCCTATCCTGAATTTCTGTTGCTTGGGCCCAATTGACAGGTATTGCTCTGAGGCCTGGGTTGGCCTGATACTGTCACTGTAGTGTGGCCTCCTCCCACATACCTGCTTCCCACTTGGTGTCATATACGTTCAACAGGACCTATTCAGTCCTGCTGCCCAAAGGCATTCTGCTCACAGGTTGTGGTTCCCTCCCTCTTGTCCTCTGCTCTGGACTCTGCCCCCAGTAAACAGGTCAGGTGGGTGCTACTCCCAGACTTAGAGGCTGGCAGAGCATTCCTGTGGATTCATGTCCCTCCAAGGCCAGAAGTAAGTCCTGGTTGGGCAGCCTCTCTTTTCAGAGTTGGCAGTCTTGCTTTCCCCAAAAAAACAGTGTTTGGAgtgttcttctctttctggtcTGGAAATCAGGACTCTTTGAGTTCTGAATAATCTTGGATGACACTCATTCCTGCTCCAGAACTTTGTGGCCGACTCCATGCCCTGCAGAATTACTTGTTGCCTTCTTCCCATGTAGCTCACATTGCCTCTGTCTGGCATGGGGACTTGTGGAGAGGCTGGATTCTCTATGAAATTCTCTGTAGATGTTAGGAGTAGATGTGTGTCCTTTGCTGATTCTAAGGTAATGTTAATGGTGCTCTTTAATCTTATGTTTCTCCGTTTTCTTATAGTAAGAAGCAGGCAGCCAGGACCCTCACCACAGTAGAATGGTgagtattctctctttcttcagacCCTTGTGATTTCTgtaatctttctttctctgtgaagctgccctgcccctcctggaCCTTGAGCTCCATGCTACTCTGTTCAGCCTCTAAATAAGTTCATCTGTCCTGGAAATAAATTAGGGTTTCTTTAGATTGCAAAACATCAACCAGTATACAGCATTGGGACAGGAAGCCTCTGGAAGTCTTTTCTTGCACGTGCTATGTATGCCATACCTTCCGGATACTCCCACTGGCTCTCTTAACCTTTCATAATGGcccttctcttgcttttttttgggTCCCTGGTGGAAGCTCTCTGCTCTGGTCTGGAAAACCAGGCCTCCTTTATCTCAAGATTTTCCTACTTCCCAGTGGGCTTCTTGAATGTTGTTGGTGCTGTATCAGGAGTGACTCCACCAAAACAGTGAGGCTTCTCCAGCTCTAAGATACCGCTTCTTTTAAGCTACTGCACTCAATACCTCACTGGATATATAGCAGGATAGCAGCCTCAAGGTGCCCAGAATATCAACTGGGTTGGCAcaggggatggggatgagggTGATAATGATTCTGTCCACCTTCTGAAATACCATTCTGTCACCTCAGGTGAATTCAGGGAAGCCCTTATTTAACCCCCGAGAACTAGGAGGAGGAagcagtgagagaaaaagagtggaGAGTTGCAGGCCCTGGCCCATACCAGGCCCTTTCTCTGGCTGTATCTTTTCCGTTTCTTCATGTGTCCCTTGTGCAGGTTAAGGAATTCAGTTGGTGAGAggactctctccttccttccatagGCATGTGGGGATGTGGTTCTCATCTTGTCCTAGAAAGCCTCCTGGTCTTGGTCCCCACCAACCGGTGGCcgctttcctttttctcctctgcGACACTCCAAAAAGACCATGGGCTTCCTTGTTAGCCTAGTCTAATTTTGAATCCTCTCATCACCGCTTAAATAGCTTAGgtaaattgtatattttctttctgtgcctgACCTTTCACCAGCAAAAAAGGATAAAGCTTAATTCTTGGGGAGTTGAAAGGTTTTAGTGATGTAATGTTTGAAACATGTCTGGctcatagtagatgcttaatacaATGTCAGGTTTTCTCCTATATCTCCTTGTCCCCCAAAGCCCTGGTTTCTGAAAGTTTCCAGGCAACGAAGCATGGGGTTCCAACCAGTTCCTTCTGTGACTCTTGGTGACACTTTGAGCCTCACTGCTCCTTATTCCTTGGCCCTCTACCCTACCCCCTCTATATCCTACTCTTGGGTTTcgggttttgtttttgcatagctccatagttttagttttctctttctcagccTAAAAAATTCTCCAAGACAGATGTTCTTACCCAGACATCAGAGGATGTGAAACAAGGGGAAGATGGAGCTGACGGAGTAGGGTTGGGTGGGGGCCTTGGAATAAAAACACTCAGAGAACTCCCCTTTCAGGAGTGTGGAGCGACCAAGCTGGCAAAGACCAGTGTCCGATCTACGGGGCAAAAAAGGGAGTGGATTTAGTGACGTCAGGGGGTTGGAGGATAAGGACACTGATGGACAGGGGTATGGTGGGTGGTGGTTTTGTAGGGAAGGGAGGAAACCTTGAAACTGTAGGTGAGCTTTACCTTGGGAATTCTGAACAGGTACTGGGGGAACTCAGAGTGGGGAGGGCATGGGGACAGGGTGTGAAAAGGGAGTTGTGGGATGGCTCACCCGGGAAATATGGGAAATGAAAAGATGTAGGAGGTCTTGCCTTACCCTCTCACGCGGTCTGGGGGCAGTCCCACAGCGTCCCCCGAGGACGCCCTCGCACCGGGTGGAGGGGCCGCGAGGAGGGAGGAGTCTGGAGCCGTGGGCGGGGCCGCGAGATCCGCCCCACACCCCCGCCCTCGCCGTGAGGCCTGGGGCGCTCCCCTCGCCTGGCTCCCCTCCCTTCCGCGCTCGTGCCTGAGGGCGGAGCCGGGCTCGCTCCATtgtggagaggaggggagaggcgcGCGGGAGTCGCGCCGAGGCCCCGCAGCCAGGGATCTCGACTCCTGGCCGCCGCGGCTGCACCTGGCGGGCCCCGCAGCCGGGATGCGGCGGGCGCCCGGCACTGGCGGGCAGCGCAGCGGCTCCGGGGACATGTGCGCTGGCCCAGACCGCCCGCGACCATGAGCCTGACCGCCCGCGTCtcctgctccatgctcagctgctTCGTAAGTGTTGGCCTGGCCGGCGGGGGTCCGGGGGGGTCCCAGTGCTTGCTGCACCCGCAGTCCCGCCCAGGGCCAGCCCTTGCGATTCCGAATTTTAGCTCATCCCCCTTCCCATTGCCCCTGCCAGGCAGCGGAGGgggattcccttttctttcttgaacTTGCTTTCATCTTCGGGTGCCGGGGATGATGGAAAGCCCGGGGTGGAAATTCTGTGACCCATCTTGGCCCCGCCGCCGCTGCCCTTGACTGCAGATCTCCAGGCCCCGCCCTGCAGGGGTA
This window harbors:
- the SEPTIN4 gene encoding septin-4 isoform X3; this translates as MIKRFLEDTDDAELNKFVKDFPGSESCHQPEAKTWVSRPQVLEPKPQASDLCQDDLEFRPPSWPQPSDSQQYFSASAPLSPSARPRSPWGKLDPYDSSEDDKEYVGFATLPNQVHRKSVKKGFDFTLMVAGESGLGKSTLVNSLFLTDLYRDRKLLSAEERIMQTVEITKHAVDIEEKGVRLRLTIVDTPGFGDAVNNTECWKPVAEYIDQQFEQYFRDESGLNRKNIQDNRVHCCLYFISPFGHGLRPLDVEFMKALHQRVNIVPILAKADTLTPPEVERKKRKIREEIERFGIKVYQFPDCDSDEDEDFKLQDQALKESIPFAVIGSNTVVEARGRRVRGRLYPWGIVEVENPGHCDFVKLRTMLVRTHMQDLKDVTRETHYENYRAQCIQSMTRLVVKERNRNKLTRESGTDFPIPAVPPGTDPETERLIREKDEELRRMQEMLHKIQRQMKETH
- the SEPTIN4 gene encoding septin-4 isoform X5, yielding MDDKEYVGFATLPNQVHRKSVKKGFDFTLMVAGESGLGKSTLVNSLFLTDLYRDRKLLSAEERIMQTVEITKHAVDIEEKGVRLRLTIVDTPGFGDAVNNTECWKPVAEYIDQQFEQYFRDESGLNRKNIQDNRVHCCLYFISPFGHGLRPLDVEFMKALHQRVNIVPILAKADTLTPPEVERKKRKIREEIERFGIKVYQFPDCDSDEDEDFKLQDQALKESIPFAVIGSNTVVEARGRRVRGRLYPWGIVEVENPGHCDFVKLRTMLVRTHMQDLKDVTRETHYENYRAQCIQSMTRLVVKERNRNKLTRESGTDFPIPAVPPGTDPETERLIREKDEELRRMQEMLHKIQRQMKETH
- the SEPTIN4 gene encoding septin-4 isoform X2, coding for MDRSLGWQGSSVPEDRNEAGIKRFLEDTDDAELNKFVKDFPGSESCHQPEAKTWVSRPQVLEPKPQASDLCQDDLEFRPPSWPQPSDSQQYFSASAPLSPSARPRSPWGKLDPYDSSEDDKEYVGFATLPNQVHRKSVKKGFDFTLMVAGESGLGKSTLVNSLFLTDLYRDRKLLSAEERIMQTVEITKHAVDIEEKGVRLRLTIVDTPGFGDAVNNTECWKPVAEYIDQQFEQYFRDESGLNRKNIQDNRVHCCLYFISPFGHGLRPLDVEFMKALHQRVNIVPILAKADTLTPPEVERKKRKIREEIERFGIKVYQFPDCDSDEDEDFKLQDQALKESIPFAVIGSNTVVEARGRRVRGRLYPWGIVEVENPGHCDFVKLRTMLVRTHMQDLKDVTRETHYENYRAQCIQSMTRLVVKERNRNKLTRESGTDFPIPAVPPGTDPETERLIREKDEELRRMQEMLHKIQRQMKETH
- the SEPTIN4 gene encoding septin-4 isoform X6, which encodes MVAGESGLGKSTLVNSLFLTDLYRDRKLLSAEERIMQTVEITKHAVDIEEKGVRLRLTIVDTPGFGDAVNNTECWKPVAEYIDQQFEQYFRDESGLNRKNIQDNRVHCCLYFISPFGHGLRPLDVEFMKALHQRVNIVPILAKADTLTPPEVERKKRKIREEIERFGIKVYQFPDCDSDEDEDFKLQDQALKESIPFAVIGSNTVVEARGRRVRGRLYPWGIVEVENPGHCDFVKLRTMLVRTHMQDLKDVTRETHYENYRAQCIQSMTRLVVKERNRNKLTRESGTDFPIPAVPPGTDPETERLIREKDEELRRMQEMLHKIQRQMKETH
- the SEPTIN4 gene encoding septin-4 isoform X4; the protein is MDRSLGWQGSSVPEDRNEAGDDKEYVGFATLPNQVHRKSVKKGFDFTLMVAGESGLGKSTLVNSLFLTDLYRDRKLLSAEERIMQTVEITKHAVDIEEKGVRLRLTIVDTPGFGDAVNNTECWKPVAEYIDQQFEQYFRDESGLNRKNIQDNRVHCCLYFISPFGHGLRPLDVEFMKALHQRVNIVPILAKADTLTPPEVERKKRKIREEIERFGIKVYQFPDCDSDEDEDFKLQDQALKESIPFAVIGSNTVVEARGRRVRGRLYPWGIVEVENPGHCDFVKLRTMLVRTHMQDLKDVTRETHYENYRAQCIQSMTRLVVKERNRNKLTRESGTDFPIPAVPPGTDPETERLIREKDEELRRMQEMLHKIQRQMKETH